A region from the Streptomyces lydicus genome encodes:
- the rplS gene encoding 50S ribosomal protein L19: MHLLDSVDAASKRSDIPAFRPGDTVNVHVRVIEGNRSRVQQFKGVVIRRQGAGVRETFTVRKVSFSVGVERTFPVHTPIVEKIEVVTRGDVRRAKLYFLRELRGKAAKIKEKRDN; the protein is encoded by the coding sequence ATGCACCTTCTCGACTCCGTCGACGCCGCGTCGAAGCGCAGCGACATCCCGGCCTTCCGCCCGGGTGACACCGTCAACGTCCACGTCCGCGTCATCGAGGGCAACCGCTCCCGTGTGCAGCAGTTCAAGGGCGTTGTCATCCGCCGTCAGGGCGCCGGCGTGCGCGAGACCTTCACGGTCCGCAAGGTCAGCTTCTCCGTCGGCGTCGAGCGCACCTTCCCGGTGCACACCCCGATCGTCGAGAAGATCGAGGTCGTGACCCGCGGTGACGTCCGTCGCGCCAAGCTGTACTTCCTCCGTGAGCTCCGCGGCAAGGCCGCGAAGATCAAGGAGAAGCGCGACAACTGA
- the trmD gene encoding tRNA (guanosine(37)-N1)-methyltransferase TrmD encodes MRLDVVTIFPEYLEPLNVSLVGKARARGQLDVRIHDLREWAHDKHNTVDDTPYGGGPGMVMKPEPWGEALDAILASGEGEPVIVVPTPSGAPFTQQLAVELSAKPWLVFTPARYEGIDRRVIEEYGDRFEVREVSIGDYVLAGGEAPVLVMVEAVARLLPGVLGNAASHQDDSFAPGAMADLLEGPVYTKPPEWRGRDIPEVLLSGHHGKIARWRRDEAFRRTDRNRPDLIERADPAAFDKHDRAILAALGWSAGEDGRFGRTTEAVEE; translated from the coding sequence ATGCGGCTCGATGTCGTCACGATCTTCCCGGAGTACCTCGAACCGCTGAACGTCTCCCTCGTCGGCAAGGCCCGCGCCCGCGGACAGCTCGATGTGCGCATTCACGACCTGCGCGAATGGGCCCACGACAAGCACAACACCGTCGACGACACCCCCTACGGCGGCGGCCCCGGCATGGTCATGAAGCCCGAGCCGTGGGGCGAGGCGCTGGATGCGATCCTCGCGTCCGGCGAAGGCGAACCGGTGATCGTCGTTCCCACCCCGAGCGGCGCGCCCTTCACCCAGCAGCTCGCCGTCGAGCTCTCGGCCAAGCCCTGGCTGGTGTTCACCCCGGCCCGCTACGAAGGCATCGACCGCCGCGTCATCGAGGAGTACGGCGACCGCTTCGAGGTCCGCGAGGTCTCCATCGGCGACTACGTCCTGGCCGGCGGAGAGGCGCCGGTGCTGGTCATGGTCGAGGCGGTGGCCCGGCTGCTGCCCGGCGTCCTCGGCAACGCCGCCTCCCACCAGGACGACTCCTTCGCCCCCGGTGCGATGGCCGACCTCCTGGAGGGCCCCGTCTACACCAAGCCTCCCGAGTGGCGCGGCCGCGACATCCCCGAGGTGCTGCTCAGCGGCCACCACGGCAAGATCGCCCGCTGGCGCCGTGACGAGGCCTTCCGCCGCACCGACCGCAACCGCCCCGATCTGATCGAGCGCGCCGACCCCGCCGCGTTCGACAAACACGACCGCGCGATCCTGGCCGCTCTGGGCTGGTCAGCGGGCGAGGACGGCCGATTTGGGCGGACGACCGAGGCCGTGGAAGAATAG
- the rimM gene encoding ribosome maturation factor RimM (Essential for efficient processing of 16S rRNA) gives MQLVVARIGRAHGIKGEVTVEVRTDEPELRLAPGAVLATEPSSVGPLAITAGRVHSGRLLLRFEGVADRTAAEALRNTLLIAEVDPEEVPEDPEEFYDHQLMDLDVVTRDGTEVGRISEISHLPYQDLLVVRRPDGSEVLIPFVSEIVPEIDLEEQRAVIDPPPGLLDDSQADVAGSRGDS, from the coding sequence GTGCAGTTGGTAGTGGCACGGATCGGCCGCGCCCACGGCATCAAGGGCGAGGTCACGGTAGAGGTGCGCACCGACGAGCCCGAACTGCGGCTCGCCCCGGGCGCCGTCCTCGCCACCGAACCGTCCTCCGTCGGACCGCTGGCCATCACGGCCGGCCGGGTGCACAGCGGCCGGCTGCTGCTCCGCTTCGAGGGCGTCGCCGACCGCACGGCCGCCGAAGCGCTGCGCAACACCCTGCTGATCGCGGAGGTCGACCCCGAGGAAGTCCCCGAGGACCCCGAGGAGTTCTACGACCACCAGCTGATGGATCTCGATGTCGTCACCCGCGACGGCACCGAGGTCGGCCGGATCTCCGAGATCTCCCATCTGCCCTACCAGGACCTGCTGGTCGTCCGGCGGCCCGACGGCAGTGAGGTGCTGATCCCGTTCGTCTCCGAGATCGTGCCGGAGATCGACCTGGAGGAGCAGCGCGCGGTCATCGACCCGCCGCCCGGCCTCCTCGACGACAGTCAGGCGGACGTCGCCGGCAGCCGCGGGGACAGCTGA
- a CDS encoding RNA-binding protein, which translates to MLEEALEHLVKGIVDNPDDVQVASRTLRRGRVLEVRVHPDDLGKVIGRNGRTARALRTVVGAIGGRGIRVDLVDVDQVR; encoded by the coding sequence ATGCTCGAGGAAGCCCTCGAGCACCTCGTCAAGGGCATCGTCGACAACCCCGACGACGTGCAGGTAGCCTCGCGCACCCTGCGTCGCGGGCGCGTGCTGGAGGTCCGGGTCCACCCCGACGACCTCGGCAAGGTGATCGGCCGCAACGGCCGTACCGCCCGTGCCCTGCGGACCGTCGTGGGCGCCATCGGCGGCCGTGGCATCCGCGTCGACCTCGTCGACGTGGACCAGGTCCGCTGA
- the rpsP gene encoding 30S ribosomal protein S16 — protein MAVKIKLKRLGKIRAPHYRIVIADSRTRRDGRAIEEIGLYHPVQNPSRIEVDSERVQYWLGVGAQPTEPVMAILKVTGDWQKFKGLPAPAPMKVAEPKADKRALFEAAAKDSGNEPKGEAITPKAKKADKKADEAAAESTSESTEA, from the coding sequence GTGGCAGTCAAGATCAAGCTGAAGCGTCTGGGCAAGATCCGCGCGCCTCACTACCGCATCGTCATCGCCGACTCCCGTACCCGCCGTGACGGCCGGGCCATCGAGGAGATCGGCCTGTACCACCCGGTGCAGAACCCCTCGCGCATCGAGGTCGACTCCGAGCGTGTCCAGTACTGGCTGGGTGTCGGCGCGCAGCCGACCGAGCCCGTCATGGCCATCCTCAAGGTCACCGGCGACTGGCAGAAGTTCAAGGGTCTGCCGGCCCCGGCGCCGATGAAGGTCGCCGAGCCGAAGGCCGACAAGCGCGCCCTCTTCGAGGCCGCGGCCAAGGACTCCGGCAACGAGCCCAAGGGTGAGGCCATCACCCCGAAGGCGAAGAAGGCTGACAAGAAGGCGGACGAGGCTGCGGCCGAGTCCACCTCCGAGTCGACCGAGGCCTGA
- a CDS encoding methyltransferase domain-containing protein — MSPTLVRHQLPHSGSMRCDDPPSPAGSRARTRDWAEIQERMLVPLYEAAYDRLGIGPGTRLLGLGCGSGLALLLAAARGAQVSGVDADGSRLELARERLTPDGMPEHTRLVSGGLEDAAPGDAAFNVVTAFHPVGCVSTVEGLTASLTAAAGLAERGSAVVLGGWGPVERCATAGVLRVARRPAGPAGRDAAGSAGWWPSGRDDLEELAERAGLWPDGSGRVACPFGYADLASAVRGLLSTGLFDTALEGAEQRQVEKELAEALHPHQRADGTVWMPNVFRYLIARTR; from the coding sequence ATGTCACCGACGCTCGTGCGGCACCAGCTTCCGCACTCCGGATCCATGCGCTGCGACGACCCTCCCTCTCCGGCCGGGTCACGGGCGCGCACCCGTGACTGGGCCGAGATCCAGGAGCGGATGCTGGTGCCGCTCTACGAGGCCGCGTACGACCGTCTGGGGATCGGGCCCGGTACCCGTCTGCTGGGGCTGGGGTGCGGCTCCGGGCTGGCGCTGCTGCTCGCGGCGGCGCGGGGCGCGCAGGTCAGCGGGGTGGATGCGGATGGGTCCCGGCTGGAGCTGGCGCGTGAACGGCTGACGCCGGACGGCATGCCGGAGCACACCCGGCTGGTCAGCGGCGGCCTGGAGGACGCGGCGCCCGGGGATGCCGCCTTCAACGTGGTCACGGCGTTCCATCCGGTGGGCTGTGTGAGCACGGTCGAGGGACTGACGGCGTCGCTCACCGCGGCGGCGGGGCTGGCGGAGCGCGGCAGTGCGGTGGTGCTGGGCGGCTGGGGCCCGGTGGAGCGGTGCGCCACGGCCGGGGTGCTGCGGGTGGCGCGGCGGCCGGCCGGTCCGGCGGGCCGGGACGCCGCGGGCTCGGCCGGGTGGTGGCCCAGCGGCCGGGACGATCTGGAGGAGCTGGCGGAGCGGGCCGGGCTCTGGCCCGATGGTTCGGGGCGGGTGGCCTGCCCGTTCGGGTACGCCGATCTGGCGAGTGCGGTGCGGGGGCTGCTGTCGACGGGGCTGTTCGACACGGCGCTGGAGGGGGCCGAGCAGCGTCAGGTGGAGAAGGAGCTGGCGGAGGCGTTGCATCCGCATCAGCGGGCCGACGGGACGGTGTGGATGCCGAATGTCTTCCGCTATCTGATCGCGCGGACGAGGTAG
- a CDS encoding phosphotriesterase family protein: MSDLLQTVSGTLPASAVRGPVLAHEHLALDLTRGAGSAATLTPGHRAAITEELASLRTEFGLGLLVELTCRGMGRDVTSMARIAADSGVAVIAATGWYYEPVHPAELSRTSAELLAGTLVGEIERGCGGSGIRPGVIGEVGSHGDLPSEPEARTLTAAALAAAATGLSVATHARFGRGGLAQLELLTAAGLPPHRVSIGHQDLLDDPAVHRELAAAGAYLAFDTVGKESYRSDRVRLRLLLALLESGYADRVLLSCDVSRHGYLLSEGGTGYGHLFRSFLPRLRAAGVDEELIDRLTRRNPLRFLTGREGADDGPADDGGPADGEGRADGDGPARRR; this comes from the coding sequence ATGAGCGATCTGCTGCAAACCGTCTCGGGCACCTTGCCCGCCTCCGCCGTGCGCGGGCCGGTGCTCGCCCATGAGCATCTGGCGCTCGATCTGACCCGGGGCGCCGGCAGCGCGGCGACCCTGACCCCCGGGCACCGTGCCGCGATCACCGAGGAACTGGCGTCGCTGCGCACCGAGTTCGGGCTCGGTCTGCTCGTCGAGCTCACCTGCCGGGGCATGGGGCGCGATGTGACCTCGATGGCCCGGATCGCCGCGGATTCGGGGGTGGCGGTCATCGCGGCGACCGGCTGGTACTACGAACCGGTCCATCCCGCGGAGCTGAGCCGCACCAGCGCCGAGCTGCTGGCCGGCACGCTGGTCGGGGAGATCGAGCGCGGCTGCGGTGGCTCCGGGATCCGTCCCGGGGTGATCGGCGAGGTCGGCAGCCACGGCGATCTGCCGAGCGAACCGGAGGCGCGGACGCTGACCGCGGCGGCGCTCGCCGCCGCGGCGACCGGACTGTCGGTGGCCACCCATGCCCGGTTCGGCCGCGGCGGCCTCGCCCAGCTGGAGCTGCTGACGGCGGCCGGGCTGCCGCCGCACCGGGTCAGCATCGGCCATCAGGACCTGCTCGACGATCCGGCGGTGCACCGGGAACTGGCGGCGGCCGGGGCGTACCTCGCGTTCGACACCGTCGGCAAGGAGAGCTACCGGAGCGACCGGGTGCGACTGCGGCTGCTGCTCGCCCTCCTGGAGTCCGGGTACGCCGACCGGGTGCTGCTGAGCTGCGATGTCTCCCGCCATGGCTACCTGCTCAGCGAGGGCGGAACGGGCTACGGGCACCTGTTCCGGTCCTTCCTGCCGCGGCTGCGGGCGGCGGGCGTGGACGAGGAGCTGATCGACCGGCTGACGCGGCGCAATCCGCTGCGGTTTCTCACGGGGCGGGAGGGGGCGGACGACGGACCGGCGGACGACGGCGGGCCGGCGGACGGCGAGGGACGGGCGGACGGCGACGGACCGGCCCGGAGGCGATGA
- the ffh gene encoding signal recognition particle protein — translation MFDTLSDRLASTFKNLRGKGRLSEADIDATAREIRIALLEADVALPVVRAFIKQVKERATGSEVSQALNPAQQVIKIVNEELVGILGGETRRLRFAKNPPTVIMLAGLQGAGKTTLAGKLGRWLKGQGHAPLLVACDLQRPNAVNQLQVVSERAEVAFYGPQPGNGVGDPVQVAKDSIEFARTKQHDVVIVDTAGRLGIDQELMQQAADIRDAVSPDEVLFVVDAMIGQDAVNTAEAFRDGVGFDGVVLSKLDGDARGGAALSVAHVTGKQIMFASNGEKLDDFDAFHPDRMASRILGMGDMLSLIEKAEQTFSQDEAEKMAAKLAKGPKEFTLDDFLAQMEQVRKMGSISKLLGMLPGMGQMKEQINNLDEREVDRTAAIIKSMTPAERQEPTIINGSRRARIAKGSGVDVSAVKGLVERFFDARKMMSKMAQGGGMPGMPGMPGMPGMGGGARKKKQVKQAKGKRKSGNPMKRKAEEEAAAARREAAQAGNPLGLPQGGQDPQNFELPEEFKKFMG, via the coding sequence GTGTTCGATACGCTTTCCGACCGCTTGGCGAGTACTTTCAAAAACCTCCGGGGCAAGGGCCGCCTGAGCGAGGCGGACATCGATGCCACGGCGCGCGAGATCCGTATCGCGCTGCTCGAAGCCGATGTCGCCCTCCCCGTCGTCCGCGCCTTCATCAAGCAGGTCAAGGAGCGTGCCACCGGCTCCGAGGTCTCCCAGGCGCTGAACCCCGCCCAGCAGGTCATCAAGATCGTCAACGAGGAGCTCGTCGGCATCCTCGGCGGCGAGACCCGGCGGCTGCGGTTCGCCAAGAACCCGCCGACCGTGATCATGCTCGCGGGTCTCCAGGGTGCCGGTAAGACCACCCTCGCCGGAAAGCTCGGCCGCTGGCTCAAGGGCCAGGGCCACGCCCCGCTGCTGGTCGCCTGTGACCTCCAGCGCCCCAACGCCGTCAACCAGCTCCAGGTCGTCTCCGAGCGCGCGGAGGTCGCCTTCTACGGCCCCCAGCCCGGCAACGGCGTCGGCGACCCGGTCCAGGTGGCCAAGGACTCCATCGAGTTCGCCCGCACCAAGCAGCACGACGTGGTCATCGTCGACACCGCCGGCCGTCTGGGCATCGACCAGGAGCTGATGCAGCAGGCCGCGGACATCCGCGACGCGGTCAGCCCCGACGAGGTCCTCTTCGTCGTCGACGCGATGATCGGTCAGGACGCGGTCAACACCGCCGAGGCCTTCCGCGACGGCGTCGGCTTCGACGGCGTGGTGCTCTCCAAGCTCGACGGTGACGCCCGCGGTGGTGCCGCGCTGTCCGTCGCGCACGTCACCGGCAAGCAGATCATGTTCGCCTCCAACGGCGAGAAGCTGGACGACTTCGACGCGTTCCACCCGGACCGCATGGCGTCCCGCATCCTCGGCATGGGCGACATGCTCAGCCTGATCGAGAAGGCCGAGCAGACCTTCAGCCAGGACGAGGCCGAGAAGATGGCGGCCAAGCTGGCGAAGGGACCCAAGGAGTTCACCCTCGACGACTTCCTGGCCCAGATGGAGCAGGTCCGCAAGATGGGCTCCATCTCCAAGCTGCTCGGCATGCTGCCCGGCATGGGGCAGATGAAGGAGCAGATCAACAACCTCGACGAGCGCGAGGTCGACCGCACGGCCGCCATCATCAAGTCGATGACCCCGGCCGAGCGCCAGGAGCCGACGATCATCAACGGCTCGCGCCGGGCCCGTATCGCCAAGGGTTCCGGTGTCGACGTCAGTGCGGTCAAGGGCCTGGTCGAGCGGTTCTTCGACGCCCGCAAGATGATGTCCAAGATGGCCCAGGGCGGCGGAATGCCCGGGATGCCCGGCATGCCGGGGATGCCTGGCATGGGCGGTGGAGCCCGCAAGAAGAAGCAGGTCAAGCAGGCCAAGGGCAAGCGCAAGAGCGGTAACCCGATGAAGCGCAAGGCCGAGGAAGAGGCCGCGGCGGCGCGCCGGGAGGCCGCCCAGGCCGGCAACCCGCTGGGCCTGCCTCAGGGCGGCCAGGACCCGCAGAACTTCGAACTCCCCGAGGAGTTCAAGAAGTTCATGGGCTGA